The nucleotide window TTACATAATTTAAATGTATTGCGAATCTTTCTGAGGGGTTCACACTACATAGACAACCCAAACCTGCCATCATGACGAACGGTAGGTTCTTTAAGCTTTTGGACGATTAAGGAGGTTTAGAAGACCAAATAATCGCTTGTTTCTCTTTGCATATCAATTAGCTGTAGACGTGGCCCATGTTCTATGTTAGGATAACTTGTCAATCATATTACTTGCTCTAACTTTGTATTGATTCCTATTTATTTACTCAAATTGGTGCTCGACTCTACTTCTAGCCACGTAGGCCTACGATACAAACATGATCCTGAAAATGGACATGGGAAGTAAAGAAAGTGTACAAACAAGTTTGACGGGTATCTGATATGGTCATCGTTGTTTGGGATGTAGTGGGCTGCTTATGCTGTTTCTCTTTTGTATTTTGAATGAAAGTCTAGTTGTGCTCACAAATTGCACTTTATTAAGCCAAAACCATACCCcactcatcatctctctcttctgcctACAGTTTACTCTTTCGATGGCATTCTGGTTTTTGGTCTCGTCTTCATCTGCACCTGTGCGTACCTCAAAAAGGTGCCACGCATCAACAGCTGGTTGCTCTCTGAGAAgaaaggggtgtggggggtatTTTACAAAGGTAGGTTTGAGACCTTAACATAAGAGCTGCAATATTAAAGTGGTAAACTATTTATTTTCGAAAACAAACTTGACACTTCTTAACCAATTTATGATCAAATATAGATGATCCTGCAACCAGCAATTTGCAATTAAACTATGATgcattgaaataaaaaaaaaagtaattcttGAACTGAAATGAACTGTCCGTTCTGGCTTTATTAACATTTGGCTATTTCATCTTCCTCAGCTGCAGTGATTGGGACACGGCTTCACATTTGTGTGGCAGCATCCTGCCTATTAATGGCTTTCTACTTGGCTTTTGTAAAATGAGAACTTCACTGGTACGGACCGGACGGGTGTCTAATGGACTTGTGTCATTGGTTGTCGGTTAATCCTTGTATAGTGTATACTTATGGGATTATCTGGCCCATAAAGCCCTAATACCCTTTTGGATACATTCTAAGGACTAGTAAATGGAAGCCTCCTCCTACAAAGCCAAGTGTGAGGCCTGGACTTCCggacctcctctccttcacatCCTCCTTTTATGTGGTTGCCCATTGAACATGCAGTTCATACGATAGTTATGGCCAATTGGAAAGTATCTTTCATCCATGCAGTTGCAACCAATTGGAGAGCACTTTTCATGTCACAGGGTGTCAACACTGAGTCATTCCTGAATCCTGAATAATGCCTTGTTTTTGCCCCCCAAAGAAAACATGTTAAATGGAGGATCTTAGGTTTTGTACTGAATGAAAAGGTGCTAAACGGTGTATCTTTGTGATGTCCAGTTCCTTAGTAGAATATGAATCATTAAGCTGTAAATATTTAAATGCATTTGACCGACAGTTACAGGAGCATACAAAGTCTAATGCTACATCCGCATTGATCCAAGGGGGTGTAAT belongs to Gadus morhua chromosome 13, gadMor3.0, whole genome shotgun sequence and includes:
- the tmem167b gene encoding protein kish-B — translated: MTNVYSFDGILVFGLVFICTCAYLKKVPRINSWLLSEKKGVWGVFYKAAVIGTRLHICVAASCLLMAFYLAFVK